One stretch of Miscanthus floridulus cultivar M001 chromosome 18, ASM1932011v1, whole genome shotgun sequence DNA includes these proteins:
- the LOC136521180 gene encoding uncharacterized protein, giving the protein MANRVEGAAAIVVPAGDREAVQNLFLDAARVLMLFGAVATIGIGTTSAEPMLLAFLSLLLWLLGVCLLALVPAAGRFPHAALAATAMAIILKHLFTLWN; this is encoded by the coding sequence ATGGCCAACCGAGTGGAAggcgccgccgccatcgtcgtccCCGCAGGTGACCGCGAGGCTGTCCAGAACCTCTTCCTCGACGCCGCGCGCGTGCTGATGCTGTTCGGCGCGGTGGCCACCATCGGAATCGGAACCACCTCCGCCGAACCCATGCTGCTGGCGTTCCTCAGCCTTCTCCTTTGGCTGCTCGGCGTGTGCCTCCTCGCCCTGGTGCCAGCGGCAGGACGTTTCCCGCACGCCGCACTGgccgccaccgccatggccatcaTCCTGAAGCACTTGTTCACCCTATGGAACTAG